The sequence TCGTGGTGTCCGCCGCCGTCTGCGCGGAAGCCGCGGCAGGGGCGATCAGGCCGGTCAGCAGGAGCGCGGCGAGTGCCCGCGAGTGGCGAATCAGCGGAGCCATGGGCTAGCGGAGGTGCGCGCGGGCCTCGGAGGCGCGCTGCTGGAGCACCTCCACCGCAATTTTCGTCTCACGAACGAGGACCAGCGTCCCCGTCACCAGGCCGCCCACTCCCAGCAGCCCCACGATCAGCGCCACCACCTCCAGCGGCAGGGCGACGGAGGCGGGGAAGAGCGGCGTCAGCACGGCGCCCATCAGCGACAGGAAGGCCGCCGCCGCGAAGCCGCCCAGCGCCACATAGAACGAGCGCAGCGCGTGGAGCAGCATCAGCGCCCGCCGCTCCGTGGCCGCCAACTCGCGCACCTCGCCGGGGTGCGGGGTGGAGCCTGTCGCGCCCGCCTTCTCCAGCTCCGCGGTCATGATGCGCGCGCGGTCCACGGCGCGCGCCAGGCGGTTGCTGGTGCTCATGATGAGCACCGAGCACGCGTTGGTGAGCACCGCCGGCGCCACGATCAGCGTCAGCGCGGCAAAGGGGTTGGGGATTGCCTGCACTACCCGTTTTCCTTGAGCCGCCGCACGTAGGCGCGGATGCGGGCCGCGTTGGCGCCCACGTCGCTCCGCCCTACTCGCGACACGGAGCGCACGTCCACTCGCGCGATTCCGGATGCGGGCATCACGCGGATCACCACGTCGTCCCTGAACCCCCACCATCCCGTGATCGCGGTCGCCTCGATGCGGCCCTCGTCGCGCTCGGCGGCAACGATCTCCCATCCCATTTCGCGCGCGGCCCGCAGCGCCTGACCGTACGCGGAGTCGGGCGTCATAGCGAGCATCACGGGCTGCACGTCCTTGTACGCCTCCGTCTGCAGCCGCGCGATGGAGTCGCCCTCGTACGCGGGCGGGTTGGTGGCGCCCGTCTGCTCGCGCAGGGGCAGCGTGGCGATGAGCGGCGGCGGGTTGCGCGTGTCGGTGCTGATGTCGTGGATGGGCGGCAGGCCGCGCGCCTTCACCAGGAAGCTGTACGGCACCAGGAACGCCCCCGCCGCGATCCCCAGCGCCAGGATCGACGGAAGCACCCCGCGCCTGTGCCCCCGCACCAGCACCAGCGCGACGACCGAAAAGAGCGCCGCCGGCACCGCCAGGTACGCCCCCCACCGCATCAGCTGGAACCCGGTGCTGAAGTGCCAGAATCCCAGCCGCGTGCCGGGCCCGGCCAGGAGCACCAGCAGCCCCGCCACCATCGCGGTTGCCAGCGCGACCCCTGCCATCGGGTTGCCGCGCAGCGGGGGGCGGTCGTTGATGAGGTCTGCGTCTCGCATGGAACTCGGGGAAAGGGTGCGTTAGTGCGTGAGTGCGTTAGTGCGTTTTTATCTGTCATCCTGAGAGAGTCGCCCCGCTGAGCTGCGCCTCACTCGGGATGACAGAACGTGCCTCGCCAGTGCGGCGCACCAACGCACTAACGCACTAACGCACTTCTGTTCCTCCTCCGATGCCTCACCTTCTTCACCACCACCGGCATCACCGACAGCACCCCCAGCAGTGTGAACGACAGGAGCACGCTCGTCGAAAGCAGGTCGCGCGCGGAGTGGATGCGCAGCAGCGACTCGCCCAGGTTCACGAAGACGAACGACCCCGGGAGGATGCCGATCGCCGTGGCCACGACGAAGGTGCGCGTGCTGACGGGGGTGAACGCCGGCACCAGGTTCATCAGCCAGAACGGAAAGATGGGCACCAGGCGCACGAAGAGGAGGTAGTTGAAGGCGTCCGCCTCGAATCCGCGCGACAGCCGCTGGAGCCGCGGCCCCATCCGCCGCCGCGCCGCGTCCGCGAACAGGTAGCGCGCGGAGAGAAAGGCTGCCGTCGCGCCTACGGTAGCCGCGACGATGACGATCGCCGCTCCCACCCACCGCCCGAAGAGGAAGCCGACCGCGAGCGACATCAGCACCCCGCCCGGAAAGGAGAGGGCGGTCGCCACGGCGTATACCGCCAGCGTCGCCACCAGCATCGCCACGAAGTGCCGCGCCTTGAAGGCGAGCAGCTCGTCGCGGTGCTCCTTGAGCGTCTCGAAGCTCAGGTAGCGCGGCCCTCCCAGCGCGAAGAAGGCACCCAGCCCTCCCAGGAGGACGGCCGCGAGCACCCACTTCTTCCACGGCCTGCGCCGCGGCCCCCGCTCCGCGCGCGGCGGGCTAGGGAGGGCGGCTGCGGCGGGGCGGGAGGGTCGCATGCAGGTCGGCTCCGTGGCATGGGGGCACCGTTGAATGTAGCGGCCCCGCTCCGCGCCGCAACGGACACGGCGGCACGCGCCTCGCGGCACTCCGCCGCCCGGCATCCGTCCATCCCAATGCGCACGCCCATGTCCACACCCAGCAGCGACCAGCACCACCGCCTCGCCGACCGCCACGGACCCATCCCCGTGGCCGTGGTCACCGTCAGCGACTCGCGCACCCCGGAGACCGACACCAACGGCATCTGGCTGCGCGAGCAGATCGAGGCGGCGGGCCACACCCCCGCCGGCTACCTCCTGATCCGCGACGAGCCGCTCGCGGTGGAGCGCGCACTGGACGACTCGATCGCCCAGGTGGTGATCTTCAACGGCGGCACCGGCATCGCCCCGCGGGACACCACCTTCGACGTCCTGAGCCGCCGCATCGAGCGCCCCATCCCCGGCTTCGGCGAGCTTTTCCGCATGCTGAGCTGGGATCAGGTGGGCGCCGCCGCCATGCTCTCGCGCGCCACCGCCGGCGTCATCGGCGGCCGCGTGGTCTTCTCCCTCCCGGGCTCCCACGCCGCCGTCCGCCTCGCCTGGGAGCGCCTCATCGCCCCCGAGCTCCGCCACATCGCGTGGCTCGTGGAGGGTTGATGGAGATCCAGGCGAAGGTGCTAGGGATCATCTTCACAGACGGTCCCGCCGGACGCCGCGCAAGAAAGTAGCTTCCGTGTCTTTCCTTC is a genomic window of Longimicrobium sp. containing:
- a CDS encoding molybdenum cofactor biosynthesis protein B; this translates as MSTPSSDQHHRLADRHGPIPVAVVTVSDSRTPETDTNGIWLREQIEAAGHTPAGYLLIRDEPLAVERALDDSIAQVVIFNGGTGIAPRDTTFDVLSRRIERPIPGFGELFRMLSWDQVGAAAMLSRATAGVIGGRVVFSLPGSHAAVRLAWERLIAPELRHIAWLVEG
- a CDS encoding DUF1499 domain-containing protein yields the protein MRDADLINDRPPLRGNPMAGVALATAMVAGLLVLLAGPGTRLGFWHFSTGFQLMRWGAYLAVPAALFSVVALVLVRGHRRGVLPSILALGIAAGAFLVPYSFLVKARGLPPIHDISTDTRNPPPLIATLPLREQTGATNPPAYEGDSIARLQTEAYKDVQPVMLAMTPDSAYGQALRAAREMGWEIVAAERDEGRIEATAITGWWGFRDDVVIRVMPASGIARVDVRSVSRVGRSDVGANAARIRAYVRRLKENG
- a CDS encoding VTT domain-containing protein; its protein translation is MRPSRPAAAALPSPPRAERGPRRRPWKKWVLAAVLLGGLGAFFALGGPRYLSFETLKEHRDELLAFKARHFVAMLVATLAVYAVATALSFPGGVLMSLAVGFLFGRWVGAAIVIVAATVGATAAFLSARYLFADAARRRMGPRLQRLSRGFEADAFNYLLFVRLVPIFPFWLMNLVPAFTPVSTRTFVVATAIGILPGSFVFVNLGESLLRIHSARDLLSTSVLLSFTLLGVLSVMPVVVKKVRHRRRNRSALVR
- a CDS encoding DUF2721 domain-containing protein, which produces MQAIPNPFAALTLIVAPAVLTNACSVLIMSTSNRLARAVDRARIMTAELEKAGATGSTPHPGEVRELAATERRALMLLHALRSFYVALGGFAAAAFLSLMGAVLTPLFPASVALPLEVVALIVGLLGVGGLVTGTLVLVRETKIAVEVLQQRASEARAHLR